The genomic segment ATCTATCTGCCCATCTCGCTCATGACCCCCATCTTCGTGGGCGGGCTCATGCGACAGGCCCTGACGCGCCGCTACGAGAGCGCAGGCACGGACGCCGACGGGGTGGAGGTGCTGGCCGAGAAGCGCGAGCAGGGCGTCCTGTACGCATCCGGCCTCATCGCCGGAGCCGCCCTGGTCGGTGTGTTGATCGGCGGTGCCATCTACGGCGTGACCCGCTTCACGGGCGATCCGTCCAACGCGGACCGGTGGGTGATCGGGCACCACTGGTCGGAGTTCACCGCCTGGTCGTCGCCGGTGATCGGCACGCTGGTGTTCGTGGGGCTGTGCGGCCTGCTCTGGCGTGCGGCCACCCGTGCCATGGAGGCCCGATGAGACGTGCCGTCACCCGCGGACTCCTGGCGGCGGCGGCCGGGGCGGGATTGCTCCTCGCCTGCGACTCCAGCGACCCCGGCGGCCCGGCGCGCACCATCAGCGCCGACGTGTTCATCGACACGTACGTGGACCTGCGTATCGCGGGGTTGAGCAGCGCCGGGCTGGAGATCGCGCCCGAGGAGCGGGAGCGGATCCTGGCGGAGCACGGTGTGGATCCGGACGACCTGCTCGAGTTCGTGGACCAGCACGGCACCGACGTGCCCTACATCGCCCAGATCTGGGACAGCGTGGAGGTCCGCTTCCGGCGCGAGCGGGACGCCATCCACGCGCAGGGCGGGGACAGCGCGAGCTGAGGGTCGGACAGCGCGAGCTGGGGGTCGGGTAGCGCGAGGGCGGATCGGATCCGCGGAGACGCACGAAGGGCCGGGCGGCTCCGGATCGGGTGTCCCCTCCTGTGCGGAGCTTCCCTACCGCAGGCCCGACCCGAAGCTCGCCCCGATCGCGACGGCCTGACGGTCCCCGACCGTGAGCCCGAAGCGCACGGCCCATCCGGTGTCGAAGGCCAGGTCGACGCCTGCGTCCACCACGACGTCGATCCCGACCTCCTCGCGATTGGGCTCGTCTCCCAGGAAGCCATCCAGGACGATCCGGGGCCCTCCGTACGGCAGGATGCGCACGTCCGGGCTCTGGATCAGACGGCCCAGGCTCAGCCCCACCGGCACGCTGACCAGGACGTCCTCGCCCACGGAGGCGCCCAGACCCCCGACCCACAGGACGTCCAGCGGGAACGCCTCGTCGGCCGTGGTGAGCGGGCCGGAGAAGTCCACACCCCCGAACACGACGGCCTCCCCCTGGACCTCCTCGGTGACGCCGACCCGGAACCCCAGACCGGACGGCGCCCGGCCGCGGCGGTAGTGCACCAGGGCGCCCATGCCGTCCGAGGCGTCCGCGTCGATCAGGAAGACCTGCAGGCCGGCCGGGGAGCCCGGGGCCAGCAGGAGTGGGCTGTCCCAGGCCACCTGGGCCGTGGCCCGATCCGGGACGCCCAGCCCCACCACGACGAGCAGCACCCCCACGACCCTCGCCCGCATCGGTGGCCCTCCGTACCGTGGCTCCTGCGGGACCGCGCCCGGCGGCCCCGACCCGGACGGGCGCGGAGCAAGATCCCCGCCAGCCGACGAACCCCTGGCCCCGGAGTTCCATGGAGACGCCCACGCCCGGCCACCGAATGGAGCCGATGGAGACCCGGACCGCCGACGAGCGCACCCGCGCCTTCTCCGGCGCGCCCTGGGAGGGCCCCATCGGCTATTGCCGGGCGCTGCGCGTCGGGGCCCAGATCTTCGTGACCGGCACGGCGCCCGTCACGGACGAGGGGGCCGTCCACGCGCCGGGCGATGCCTACGCGCAAGCGGTCCGGTGCCTGGACCTGATCGAACGGGCGCTCGGGACCCTCGGCGGTGAGCTGCGCCACGTGGTGCGGACCCGCATGTATGTGACCGACATGGGCCGCTGGCGCGAGGTCGGACGGGCGCACGGGGAGCGGTTCGGCGCCCATCCCCCCTGCACCACCCTGGTCGAGGTGCGGGCCCTCATCGAGCCGGAGATGCTGGTCGAGATCGAGGCGGACGCCGTGCTGGACTGACGCCGGACGAGCCAGCTCGGACGGGCTGGGGCGGCCCGTCGGAGCTCCCGACCGACCGTCCGGGACCGGCGCCCCCGATCGGATCAGGGCCCCGGAGGCGCGGCCCCGGCCGGCGACGGCCGACGACGGTCCGCCCAGCGGGCGTACGCCGGCATCAGGAACGCGGAGAGCATGTACGCCCAGCCGGGCAGCCCCAGGTAGCTCGGAGGAACGATCGCCGCGATGAGGATCGACAACAGCCCGGTCGAGCCCAGGAGGGCCCAGCTCCCGGCACCCGCGCGGGTCTCCCAGGCCTCGACGGCATCCAGCCGCAGCGCGTCCCGGCGACGCCAGGCATGCACGTACAGCCCGGTCAGCCACCCGCACATGGCGGTGAAGCCCACCCCGTAGAGCAGGAAGAGCCGGTTGACGTCCTCGGGACCGGTGACGGCGACCGTCTGCGAGCCGAGCGGCAGACCCGTGAGCTGGGACAGCCAGGAGAGCATGAGGCCGAAGACGAAGCGGAGCGGATAGACGTAGATCAACACCGTGAACACCAGACCGGTGCTGAGGAGCACGGCAGGTCCGTCATCCAGTCCGTAGCGGCGGCTCCACTGCTCGTGCCCCCACCAGAAGACCATCAGCAGCGCGCCGCTCATGACGAATGCCGGCACGTCGCGCAGTGCCCGCGCCAGAGCCGCGAAGTCCGTGGGAGGCTCGAGCGACACCACGAGCAACGTGAGCGAGAAGGCGAAGGCCGCGTCCGTGAAGGTCTCCAGACGCGTGGTCTCCAGGCCGCGCGGCCGGAACCCGCTCCGGTCGCGTGGCACGGTGGCGAGCGGGTCGGGTTCCGCGCTCACTCCCACTCGATGGTGGCGGGCGGCTTCGAGCTCACGTCGTAGCAGACGCGGTTGACGCCGGCGACCTCGTTGATGATCCGCGTGGAGATCCGCGCCAGGACGTCGTGCGGGAACGGGAACCAATCCGCCGTCATCCCGTCCCGGGACGTGACCGCGCGCAGCGCCACGACGTTCTCGTAGGTGCGGGCGTCTCCCATCACGCCCACGGAGTGCACGGGCAGCAAGACCGCAAAGGCCTGCCAGATGTGATCGTACAACCCGGCGGCGCGGATCTCCTCCAGGTAGATGGCGTCCGCCTCGCGGAGCACGGCGAGCCGCGCCTCGCTGACCTCACCCAGCACCCGGATCGCCAGACCCGGACCGGGGAACGGGTGGCGACCCACGAACATCTCGGGCAACGCCAGCTCGCGGCCGACCGCCCGCACCTCGTCCTTGAAGAGCTCCCGCAACGGTTCGATCAGCTGGAAGCGCATGTCCTCCGGCAGACCCCCCACGTTGTGATGCGTCTTGATGGTGGCGGAGGGGCCCTTCACGGACAGGGACTCGATCACGTCGGGGTAGAGTGTCCCCTGCACCAGGAAGTCCGCCTCGCCCACGTCGCGCGCCGTCACTTCCTCGAACACCCGGATGAAGGTCTCCCCGATCCGCTTGCGCTTCTGCTCCGGATCGACGATGCCCGTGAGCCGATCGAGGAAGCGCTCGGAGGCATCCTCCACGATGAGGCGCATGCCCATATGCTGCCGGAACGTGGATTCCACGGTGGCGCGCTCCGTCTTGCGCAGCAGGCCCGTGTCCACGAAGACGCAGGTGAGCTGGTCGCCGATGGCGCGATGGACCAGGGCGGCGGCCACGGATGAATCCACGCCGCCCGACAGACCGCAGATCACCTGACGCCCACCGACACGCTCGCGGATGGACGCGACCGTGTCCTCGATGAAGGTGCCGGCCGTCCACGACGCCTCACACCCGCAGACGTCGAAGAGGAAGTTGGCCAGGATGCGCCCGCCCTCGGGCGTGTGCGCCACCTCCGGGTGGAACTGAACGCCGTAGATCGGCCGATCCTCCGCCCGGAACGCGGCAACGGGCAGGGACTCGGTGGAGGCGATGGTGCGGTAGCCCGGAGGCGGCCGGTCCACGTGGTCGCCGTGCGAGCACCAGACCTGGATGGGCGTCTCCGCGCTGAATCCCCCGAAGAGGGGGCTGGGCTCGCTGAGCCGCAGGTCGGCCCGGCCGTACTCCCGCTTGCCGGCGATGACCTGCCCGCCTTCCAGGTGCGCCACGAGCTGCATGCCGTAGCAGATCCCCAGGATGGGGATACCGGCGGAGAGGAGCCCGGCATCCAGGGTGGGGACGTCGTCCCCGTACACCGACGAAGGGCCCCCGGCCAGCACGATCCCTTTCGGGCCCCACTCCCGGATCCAGGCCAGGTCCCGGGTGGGAGGATGGATCTCGCAGTAGACGTGCTCCTCCCGGACGGCGCGCGCGATCAGCTGCGTGAACTGCGATCCGTAGTCGATGATCAGGATGCGATCGTGCACGGGCCTCTCAGGTGGGATCGGGCTCGGGGATGTGCTCGCCCCGCACGAGGTCCGCGAACGTCTCCCTCTCGCGGATGAGGGTCACACGCCGTCCGTCCACCAGGACTTCGGCCGGACGGCGCCGGGCGTTGTAGTTGGACGCCATGGTGAACCCGTACGCGCCGGCCATCCGCACGGCGAGGAGCTCGCCGACGCCGGGCACCGGCATGGTGCGGTCACGCGCCAGGAAGTCCCCGGTCTCGCAGATGGGGCCGACCACGTCCACCTGCTCGGCGCCGGTGCCGTCGGGATCGGAGACCGACTCGATCGCATGATAGCCGCCGTAGTGGCTGGGCCGCAGCAACTCGGTCATGCCCCCGTCGGTGACGACGAAGCGCTTGGCCGCGCCACGCTTCACCGCCAGGACGCGGGTGAGGAGGATGCCGGCCTCGGCGACGAGGAAGCGGCCCGGCTCCAGGATCAACCACAGGCCCCGTTCGCGCAGTGGTGGGATCACCAGCTCGGCGAGGGCGCGCAGCGGCATGGCGGGCTCGCCCTGGTACGAGACCCCGAAGCCACCCCCCAGGTCGAAGGCCTTCAGCGCGATGCCTTCGCGCTCCAGCGCGTCCACGATGGTCAGCGTCTGGGCCAGCGCCCGCGCGTAGGGCTCCGGGCTGGTGATCTGCGAGCCGATGTGCATGTCGATCCCCACCGGCTCCAGATGGGGGCTGGCCTTGGCCCGCCGATACAGCGCGGGCGTCTCCGCGAGGGACACGCCGAACTTGGTGTCCGCGTGCCCGGTGCGGGTATACTCGTGCGGCGTCGGGGAGAGCACGTCGGGATTGACCCGCACCGCGATGCCCGCCACCCGCCCCATCCGGGCCGCGGTGGCCTCGATGCGCTCCAGCTCCTCGACGCTCTCCACGTTGAAGGCCAGGATGTCCGCCTCCAGGGCAGCCGCGATCTCGGCCTCCGTCTTCCCCACCCCGGCGAAGACGATGCGCTCTCCCGGGACGCCTGCCCGGGTGGCGCGGTACAACTCGCCGCCGCTGACGATGTCCGCCCCGGCGCCCAGCTCCGCGAGCAGATGGAGCAGGGCCAGATTGCCGTTCGCCTTCACGGAATAGGCGATCAGCGGCCGGGCCTCGGCGAATGCCTCCGTGACCTGTCGGTAGCGGTCGCGGATGATGGCGGCATCGTAGACGTAGAGGGGCGTCCCGAAGCGGTCGGCGAGCGCATCGAGCTGCACCTCACCCGCGTGCAGCACGCCGTTCCGGCGGGGGAACGCCTCCATCAGTAGGCCCGAGCCCAGATGACCTCCATCCGCGACTCGCCCCCGCCGATGCATCGGGTGGGCGCCTGCGCCGAGCGGAACTCCTCGCCCGGGATCACGCGCACGGTGGCCCGCGTCTCCTCCTTCACCCGCGCCTCCACGGCGGGGTCCCCGCTCCAGCCCGTGTACACGAACCCGGCCCCGGCGTCCAACGCTTCGCCCAGCGCAGCCACCGAGTCGATGCCACCCCGTACCGAGTTCGCCTCGCGGCGGGCCCGAGCCCCCTCGAAGAGCGACCGCTGGAGGCCTTCGAGCAGCTCGGGGAGGCGCGCGAGGGCCTCTGCCTCGGGCAGGAAGAGCTTGCGATCCTCGCCGTCGACTTCGACGCGACGCACCACGACGACCTGGCCCTTCTCGAGGTCCTTGGGCCCGATCTCGATGCGGAAAGGCACGCCCTTGCGCTCCCATTCGTAGAAGCGGGCGCCCGGCGAGAGGTGGTCGCGCAGATCCACGTGGGCCCGCACCCCCGCCTCCGTGAGCGCGGCCCGGACGGCCTCGGCCTTCTCCACGACCGGCGTGCGCTGCGCGTCGTTGCGGTAGATGGGCAGGATCACCACCTGCGTCGGGGCCAGGCGCGGCGGGACCACGATGCCCTTGTCGTCCCCGTGCGTCATCACCATCCCGCCGATCATCCGGGTGGAGACGCCCCACGACGTGTTCCAGGCGTACTCCTCCTGACCCTGCTCGGACTGGAACTTCAGGTCGAACTGGCGGGCGAAGTTCTGCCCCAGCATGTGGGACGTGCCTGCCTGCAGCGCCTTGTTGTCCTGCATGAGGGCTTCGAGCCCGTAGGTGCGCACCGCCCCCGCGAACTTCTCGGACTCGCTCTTGAGGCCCGTGACCGGCGCCAGCCCGATCCATTCCTCCATGAACGACCGGTAGATGCCCAGGATGCGCAGCGTCTCCTCCTGGGCCTCCCCTTCCGTGGCGTGCGCGGTGTGCCCTTCCTGCCACAGGAACTCGGCCGTCCGCAGGAACAGCCGTGTGCGCAGCTCCCAGCGCATGACGTTGCACCACTGGTTGAGCAGGATGGGCAGATCCCGGTAGCTCTGCACCCACTTCGCGTACATGGCGTAGATCATGGTCTCCGACGTGGGTCGGATGACCAGCGGCTCCTCCAGCTCCTTGCCGCCGCCGTGCGTGACGATCGCGAGCTCGGGCTTGAAGCCCTCCACGTGCTCCTTCTCGCGCTCGATGAAGCTCATGGGGATGAGCAGCGGGAAGTAGGCGTTCTGGTGACCGGTCTCCTTGAAGCGGTCGTCGAGCGCCCGCTGCATCCGCTCCCAGATGCCGTATCCCCAGGGGCGGATGACCATGCTGCCGCGCACCGGGGAGTAGTCCGCCAGCTCCCCGCGCAGCACCACCTCGTTGTACCAGGCGCTGAAGTCCTCGGCGCGTGGGGTCAGAGCCTTCTCATCGGCCATCGTCGTGCTCACTCGGCTTGATCGAAGTTGAACCCGTGGACGTGCCTTCTCCGGCCATGCGCAATTGCAGCACGGCGGGAACGGCGAACAGCAGGACCGAACAGACCACCCAGGTGGTGCGGAAGGGCAGCCCCGCCCGGGAGAGCAGGCCGGCCAGCACCGCACCGCCGACCATCGCCAGGATCATCGCGAGGCCCAATACCACCGTCTCGAGCACACCGAACCGACGGATGGCACGCTGCATGTCCCGCCGCGTGCCTCCAAAGGCCTCCTCGTGCGAGTCCTCCCGGCTCATCGCAACTCGGAGAGCGCGACATCGCGCTCTCCGCCCGACGCCATGTCCTTCACGCGGGCCTGGCCGCGCGCGGTCTCCTCCGGGCCGAGCACGATCACCTCGCGGGCCCCTGCCGTCCCCGCAGCCTTGAACTGCCGCCGCACCGAGTCGGCGCCCAACGCGTAGGAGACGCTCCGTCCCCGCGCGCGCTGCGCGGTCGCGATCTCGAGCAGGAGCGCGCGTTGCTCCGGGCCGGTGGCGACGAGGAAGAGGTCCACACCGTCCGGGGTGGACGCATCCAGGCCGCGGTCCTTGAGGAGCTCGCCGAGCACCACGTCCCCCATCCCGAAACCGACCGCGGGGAGGGACTCCCCCCCCACCAGCTCGAGCAGGCGGTCGTAGCGCCCACCGCCACAGATGGCGCGCAGCTCGCCCTTGCGGTCGAACAGCTCGAAGACGATGCCGGTGTAGTAGGCCAGGCCGCGCACGATGCGGAGGTCGAAGGAGAGGAACGGGCCGAGGCCGCGCGCCTCCAGGTCGGCCCGATAGCCCTCCAGCGCGGACAGCCGCTCCCCGACGTCGTCGCGGCTCCCGAAGGCGGCCGTGGCCGCCTCCAGCCCGGGCGTCTCGAACAGACCCAGGAGGTCCCGCACGGCGGCGTCGCCCAGATTGGCTTCGGTCCGCAGCCGTTCGGCCGCCCGTCCGGGCCCCTCGCGCTCCAGGCGGTCGATCACCGACATGGTCGCGGGCGTCTGCTCCGCGGAGATGCCCAGCGCGGCGAAGAGGGCCGACAGGAGGCGGCGGTCGCTCACGCGCGCCATGAAGTCCTCGGACCCCAGCCCCAGCTCCCGGAGCCCGTCGACGGCGAGCGACAGCACCTCGGCGTCCGCGCCGGCGCCGGCCTCGCCCACCACGTCTGCGTTCCACTGGAAGTGCTCGCGCAGACGCCCGCGCTGCTGGCGCTCGTACCGGAAGAGCTGCGGGATGGCGAACCAGCGGATGGGCTTCGGCAGCGCCCGGCTGCGCTCGGCCAGGATCCGGGCGAGCGAGGGAGTCATCTCCGGCCGCAGGGCCACGTCGCGCCCGCCCTTGTCGGTGAAGGCGTAGAGCTGCTCCACGATCTCCGCACCGCTCTTGCGCACGTAGAGCTCGAGCGGCTCCAGCGGAGGGCCGTCGTACTCCGCGAAGCCGTAGCGCCGGGCGACCCGCCGCCAGGCGTCGAAGATCCGTGTGCGAGCCGCCATCGCCTCCGGGGGGAAATCCCGGAACCCCGGCAGGCGTCCGATGCTGGCAGCCTCCGTCATGGGCGCGAATCTAAAGTGTGGAGGACAAAGGACAATGCTTGCGTCCGCTCACACGGCGTCGGGATCGTCGGCCTCCGCCGCCACCGGCCAGGGCTCGATCCCGAGCAGCCCGAAGGCGTCGCCCACGGTGTGCGCCGAGCCCGTCACGAGCACGCTCGCCACGTCGGGGCCCACGGCGTCCAACATGGCGGCCAGATCACCCCCCCAGACCACCCCCGGAAGGTCGGCACGCCCCCGCCACGCCTCCACGTCGCGCGGCACCCAGCGACGGGAGGCCGGAGCGGACGGGGGCTCCACCAGCAGCGCCCGGTCGACGAGCGGACCCAGCCGCTCCAGCATCGACCGCCAGGGCTTGTCGCCCAGGATCCCCACCAGCGCCAGCGTGGGGCGCGGCAACCCGAACGTGGGCAGCGCCCGCGCCAGCGCCTCGATCCCCTCGGCATTGTGGGCCACGTCGAAGAGCCAGGGACGCCCCCGCACCGTGCGCAGGTCCAGGCGACCGGGCCACACCGTGCGGGCGAGCCCCTGCTGCAGCGCATCCCGGTCCGGTCGCCAGCGCTCCGGTAGCAGGTCCAGCAGGCGGACCGCCAGGAGCAGGTTGAGGGCCTGGTGGGCTCCCGGCAGCGGCGTCCACACGTCCAGGGCTCCCCACCCGCTGCGCTCCACCCGCGCGTCCAGCCCGCGCCCCGTCCAGCGGAGGTCGCCGAGCTCGGAGGCATCCACCGCGAGGGTCCGGGCGCCGAGCGCCCGGGCCCGCTCCATCAGGACGGCACGCACGGACGGGTCGGCCTCGGTGGTCAGGAACGGCACGTCCGGCTTGGCGATCCCGGCCTTCTCGCGCGCCACGCTGGCGTGGGTGTCCCCGAGGAACTCGGCGTGATCCAGCCCGACGTTGGTGACGCCCGCGATCAGCGGCTCCAGCACGTTGGTGGCGTCCAGCCGCCCGCCGAGCCCCACCTCCACCACCGCGATCTCGACGCCTTCCTCGCGGAAGGCGGTGAAGGCCAGGGCGGTGGCGGCCTCGAAGAAGGCGGGATCGAACGCGTCGACGGCGGGCGCGAGGCGGCCCGCCACGCTCTGCAGGAGGTCCGTGGCCAGGGGCCGTCCGTCCACCTGGATGCGCTCTTCGAACCGGACCAGGTGCGGCGATGTGTACAGGCCTACGCGGTGTCCGGCCGCGCGCAGGGCGGACGCCACGAGCGCCGACACGGAGCCCTTGCCGTTGGTCCCGCCCACGTGGACGGAGGCGAAGGCGCGCTCGGGGCGCCCCATGGCCTCCAGCAGCGCGCGTGTCTTCCCCAGCCCCCAACGCTCGGAGGGCGCCAGGCGGCCGGGAAACAGGTCGTGCAGAAGGGTGCGGGTGGCCGGATCGATCGGTCCCCGCGTGGTCTGTGGCGGATCGGGGGTGCGGCTCAGGCGGAGGCGATCCGGTGCGAGGCCTGCCCGGGTGCCGCGACGTCCCCCGCCACGGAGGCGCCCAGCACGTGCGCGAAGAGGCGCGCGATGGCGGCCTTCAGCTCGCGTCGATCCACGACGCGGTCCACCATGCCGTGGGCCAGCAGGAACTCCGAACGCTGGAACCCTTCCGGCAGCTCCTGGCGGATGGTCTCTTCGATCACCCGCGGACCGGCGAAGCCGACGAGCGCGTGCGGCTCCGCAAAGATCGCATCGCCCAGCATGGCGAACGAGGCGGTCACGCCCCCGGTGGTGGGATCGGTGAGCACCGAGACGAAGGGAAGGCCCGCTTCGTGGAGGCGGGCCAGCACCGCGGAGGTCTTGGCCATCTGCATGAGGGAGAAGATCCCCTCCATCATGCGGGCGCCCCCCGAGGCCGACAGCACGATCAACGGGGTGCGCCGCTCCAGGGCGGCCCGTCCGGCGCGCGCGATCTTCTCTCCCACCACCGAGCCCATGGAGCCGCCGATGAAGCGGAAGTCCATGATGGCGACGACGACGGGGCGCTCGTCCAGGGTGCCTTCCCCGGTGATCACGGCGTCGCTGCGACCCACCTTGCGTTCGGCCGCCCGCAGCCGGTCGGCGTAGGGCTTGAGGTCGGCGAACTCCAGCGGGTCGCCGCTCCGGAGGTCGGCGTCCCATTCCACGAACGACCCCGGGTCGAGGAGCAGCTCGAGATACCGCTCGGCGCTGATGCGCGTGTGGTGGCTGCAGGTGGGGCAGATGCCCCAGTTCTTGGCGAGCTTCTCCGTATACAGGATCTCGCCACAGCCGGGGCACTTGTCGAAGACGTCCGCCGGGACGTCCCGCTTCTCCTGCTTCTTGAGCGGCCCCTTGGGGCGCCGGAACCACGCTGCCACCCTTCCCTAGTCCTCCTCGAGGGCACGGAGCGCGACGGCGACGGAGAGCCAGGACATCAGCAGGAACGTGCCGCCGTAGCTCACGAACGGGAGAGGGATCCCGGTCACGGGAACCACCCCGATCGTCATGCCCACGTTGACGAAGATGTGGACCAGCCAGGAGCCGAAGATACCGAAGATGACCACCCCGGCAAATGCGGTGGGCGCGCGGTCCTCGGCCAGACGGGCGAGGCGCAGCAGGACGAACGCGAACGCCAGGAGCAGAAGCGTGGTGCCGACGAAGCCCAGCTCCTCCCCGATCACGCTGAAGATGAAGTCGGTGTGCTGCTCGGGCAGGAAGTCCAGGCGCTTCTGCGTGCCCAGGGTGAAGCCCTTGCCCACGAACCCGCCCGAGCCGATGGCCACCTTCGACTGGATCAGGTGGTACCCGGCGCCGAGCGGGTCGGCCGTCGGATCCAGGAACACGAGCAGCCGGTCCTTCTGATAGTCGGCCAGGGAGTTCCACAGCGGCTCCGCCACGGTCCCGGCCGCCAGGTTGCCGAGCACCACGGCCACCGACTCCACCAGGTAGATCCGGTAGCGGAAGGCGTACAGGAAGACGACCACCGCCACCATGTACACGGACCAGAATCGCGTATCGAAGGTGAGGATGAGCCCCACGCCGGGGCTGGCCAGCAGCAGGAGCATCCACCACGGGGTGCCCGCCCAGAAGAGCGTGGCGAAGAGGATGCCCACGAACGCCAATGCCGTGCCCAGGTCGGGCTGCAGCACCACCAGGCCCAGGGGCACGGCGGCCACGACGGCCGCGGGGACCAGCTCGCGCAGATAGCGGGGCGCCTCCTCGCGGGTGCCCAACATCCGGGCCAGCATCAGGATCGTGGCGATCTTGGCGAGCTCGGCCGGCTGGAACCGCACCGGCCCGAACTGCAGGAAGCTCTTGGTGCCGGCGGCCGTGCCGGCGCCGGTCCCGACGACCAGCGTCGCGGCCAGGAGGAGGACGCCCATGACGTAGGCGGGGACCGCGAACCACTCCAGCCAGCGGGGCGGGATCCGGCGCACGAACGTGAAGGCGACGAGCGCCAGCCCGAACCAGACGGCCTGACGGATCCAGGCCCCCTGGGTGACCGAGGACGGGACGTTCAGGACCCCGGCCGAATAGATCATCGCGATCCCGAACGCCGAGATCAGGGCGAGCGCGACGAAGAGGGGCGGATCCCCCGCCCAGCGGCGGAACGCGCCATGCACCGATCCGTCGGCTGGGGGGGCCATCGATGCCTCAGCCCCCCTCGCTCCACCGCCGCACCCAGGGCGCGGGGCGACCCACGCGGTAGTGCTCGCGCAGGGTCTGGATGGTGTCGACGGGGATGTCGTGCTTCCGGCGCAGGTAGTAGTCGATGGTCTTGGCCATGATGGGCGCGGCCGTGCCGGACCCGCTCTCGCCCTGCTCGACCAGCACCACGACCACGATCTCGGGATCGCCGCCGAGCGGGCCGCCGAAGCCCGCGAACCAGGCGTGATCCCGGCCGGTCTCGTTCTGGCCGGTGCCGCTCTTGCCCCAGAGGTCCCAGTGCTCCAGCGAGGACATGTGCCCCGTCCCGCCCGGATCCATCACC from the Gemmatimonadota bacterium genome contains:
- the rodA gene encoding rod shape-determining protein RodA, with translation MAPPADGSVHGAFRRWAGDPPLFVALALISAFGIAMIYSAGVLNVPSSVTQGAWIRQAVWFGLALVAFTFVRRIPPRWLEWFAVPAYVMGVLLLAATLVVGTGAGTAAGTKSFLQFGPVRFQPAELAKIATILMLARMLGTREEAPRYLRELVPAAVVAAVPLGLVVLQPDLGTALAFVGILFATLFWAGTPWWMLLLLASPGVGLILTFDTRFWSVYMVAVVVFLYAFRYRIYLVESVAVVLGNLAAGTVAEPLWNSLADYQKDRLLVFLDPTADPLGAGYHLIQSKVAIGSGGFVGKGFTLGTQKRLDFLPEQHTDFIFSVIGEELGFVGTTLLLLAFAFVLLRLARLAEDRAPTAFAGVVIFGIFGSWLVHIFVNVGMTIGVVPVTGIPLPFVSYGGTFLLMSWLSVAVALRALEED